GCCTCGACAGAGCGAACCGTCAGCACGAAATGATCAATGCCGGCGATCACGTCGCCGCCTCCTTCAGATGTTGCGGCTGCCAGGCTTGATCGCCGGGATCGCGGCGAGTTCAGGCGGCAGCCGGTCGGCGGGATAGGCCGGAATTTCGTACTCGGCGAGCGCGATCAGCGGCACGCCGACATGGGTCTTGCCGGCCGAACGATCGATGATGCAGGCGGCGGCCACGACTTCGGCGCCGAGATCGCGCAGACAATCAATCGTCTCGCGGATCGACAGCCCGGTGGTGACGATGTCCTCGACGATGACAATGCGCGCACCCTTCGCGATCTCGAAGCGGCGCAGGCGGAACTCCCCGTCTTCCCGCTCGACCCAGATCGCCGGCACGCCGAGATGACGCGACGTTTCATAGGCCGGTATCAGCCCACCGATCGCCGGTCCGACCACATAGTCGATCTTGCCGGGCACTGCTGCACGGATCTTTTCGGCCAGCGCCTTGCACAGCCTCTCAGTCTTGTCGGCATGCATGAAGACCCGGGCCTTCTGCAGGAAGACGGGGCTTCTCAGACCTGATGTGAGGATGAAATGCCCCTCGAGAACCGCACCGGCCTCGCGGAAAATATCCAGCACCTCATCGGTCTTCATAGTCTCGTTTCCCTCATCCATTGACACGGCGCGCATCGCTGACGCTCGAATTGTCCTTGAGCTGCGACAGCAGCCGGTTCAGATGCTTCAGATCCCAGACTTCGAGATCAATCAACATCTCGGTGAAATCGGGCGCGGTGCGCACCATCGACAGCGTATGGATGTTGGCGTCGTTCGATGC
The nucleotide sequence above comes from Mesorhizobium shangrilense. Encoded proteins:
- the pyrE gene encoding orotate phosphoribosyltransferase, with product MKTDEVLDIFREAGAVLEGHFILTSGLRSPVFLQKARVFMHADKTERLCKALAEKIRAAVPGKIDYVVGPAIGGLIPAYETSRHLGVPAIWVEREDGEFRLRRFEIAKGARIVIVEDIVTTGLSIRETIDCLRDLGAEVVAAACIIDRSAGKTHVGVPLIALAEYEIPAYPADRLPPELAAIPAIKPGSRNI